The genomic stretch ATATATTTCCCTCACCCCCTCCCACAAACCCCGCGATCTCCTCCATTTCACCAACCCATCGATATGCTTTCGGGATCATTGCGGGAACTGCCCGAGTGATCCGCTCCAGAAGTTCTGGCTGTGAGTCGCTGAGCTCTTGTAGGAGTGCGGCGCTCGTCGCAGGTGAGTTTGCATGCGCAGCTGCAACTCTGATGTCATCAGCAGTCCTACAATGCATTGAATTCAAATATACCCAAAATGATCGTTGTAAACAGTCCAGTGAGCCCCTTTGAAATACCCTGTAATGTTATGAGCAACACATGGAACCTGCGTGCAAGTAATACTAACGGCATATGACATTTTAAGGGCACTGGCGTCGCCAATCCCTGACCCATCTCCGTTCAAAATCCTCGCTTTGATCCCACTTTGTTTAACAGCATCCCTAAATTGATTCAGTTCTTTTGCGCGTGCAGGATCCGCGGACGCGTAAATAGTGGGAACATAATTTCCAGAAGGCGGGCCTCCAATGATGCAACCGTCCAGGAACGTAATTGGCGTGCGCAAGAAGAGAGTTGCTATGCTTTTGATAGTGACCACGTTCACTGCATTGCAATCCGCAAAAATGAGGGGTTCCTTAGACGCCCTGGGTACCGATGTAAACTCTTTCAATAGGCGTTGGGCGAACGATACCGCATCCCGAGGCGGTATGACGCTCATTATAATGTCGGATCTTTGGATAATCTCTGTCCACGATGCGTCAATCATTCCCGCGTCATGGGCTCTTTTGCGTGTAGCTTCAGAACGCCCCTCCAAGCTTGTGAGAACAGTGAAGCCAGCTTCCACAAATTTACGACCAACATTGGCCCCCATTGCACCAGCAGATATGAGCGCGATAGTCGACATCAGTCGTGAGAGTAAGAGATTAACCGAGCCACATCTCATTTGCAAAAGTAAGAAGACATACCCACTGGTGTGAAGGGCGCGTGATAAACAACCGATGGCGCAAAATTTACTAACTTATTTAAAGTCTTGGATCGTAACTCGCATGGACACTCCGACCAATTTTGCGCTGGTTTCACAAAGGCAAATGTCTATGAGAAAGGAGCAAAGCGTATGCGGACTTTGAAGCTCACAGATAAACAGTATGGGTGTATACCGGTTTACTAGAGCAAGCCGCCGAGCCAGAAGTCGAGCTACTAAATCATAAACGCGACTACAGATTGTCAAATACAGAGTTGTCTGCATTTACTATGCCACCCAGAATgatcatatagaaaaagagCTGGGTAGTTGACCGTGATACTTTGAATGTGGCATTTGATCGACTTCGCGTTATTCGAATTCGTGCTATACGAAACCTTCAAGGCCGAGTATCGTTGGCCATTAAAAGAGATATAATCATGTCCCAGTTCATTGCCCAACTAAGCGGATTCAGGGTCTAGATTTAGCATTTGGACTCTTTTATCGGCCCAACATTCCAAGAAAGGTTCAGATGTCGTCTGTATAAAATATCTATCAGTCTTCGTCCATATCTTCGCCTCGTGCTTTCCGCTGTTCTATCCGCTCCTTCATCGCTTTTTTGGCAGCTTCTTCGGCAGCTGTTAGTTGACCTGCTTTTGCGAGTGCTAGGAGAAGCGCTTGGACAAGGCCGACGTGATTATGTCGACGTAAGCTATTTTCaaactaaaaaaaatattggAGAGTGTTAGACGACATTTTCTGCGCATATGTCGGAAGTTTACACTCACAGCCCACCTCTCACGTTTGCCATTTTCATTGGAAATTTTGGCCAGAATTTCGTTTACAAGCTGTTGGTCTCCGGCAGATTGGTAATGTATCAGCTGAGATTGGAGCGATGGCAAAGGATCATCGCGCAACGCCAACAGACTAAACTCGAGCTGCAGTACAGCTACGAGTTAGGGGTTACCTCCGATTAAGGTGTTCATAAGTACATACCGCACCAACGGGGTAAGTATTTATACGTGCTTCGATCACGTCTCTAGAGTACAAACGTTTACTCAGAAACTGAAAGTAACAAATAACTTGGAGATAGCTGACAAACCTCGCGGTTTTTAGCCATCCTTCTCCCGATTCATTGAACCCCCCATGTCTAATGGCGTGAGGTTTCAAACCATCGAGTTCATATAATGCACCCATAACAGGTAGATATACCACGAAATGGTAGGCATCCTCCGATTTCCTGGGTAAACCCAGACCGTCGAGAGAGAAGGCACTTGGTGGAGAAAGCGCGTTATGCATTTCTCGAAGCCAGTCTGCGCTAGTGATTACGAGACCGCGCGTCTGCGGATCCATGCCGGCTGTGAACTGCAGCAATTCTGCAAGTTGAGGGCCACTTTGCAGTGATGGAATATTGCCAAGAGCATTCAGAACGGCCAGAGTTGCACATGCATTATTGACGACTTGATGAGCAAAGAACCCAGCAAAATCTGGATCATCGGTACCGGCGCGTGGGGGTGCAGCGGAATCAGAGGAAGTCGGTATCCATTTGAACAAAAATATCAAGGCATGCAATGGTTGGAGGGCAGCTAAAGAATCTGAATCGAGAGAATAGAGATCGTCTACAATCAGGGGCAGACCGAGAGACTTGAGCAATTCTCTTTTTCCGTCGGCGAGTCGCATTAATAATGACCGAGCAACCATTACCCAGAAGCGAAGACATACGTGAATACGCCGGGATCCGATTCAGTCAATTGCCAACCACTTGTTTCGTCGTCTGCAGACATGGTTTCAATAAATAGGGACGCGTTAAGCGAAGAGTTGGTGGAAGAAACCAAAACGTTTTTCCAAGTCCCGAAGAGTTGAGTCGTTCAAATTGAATGGACGACGCGTCCCTGTTGTGACACATTGCTTAGCAGAGACATCATGTACAAACAAGGCCAAAGACTGAAGGGGTTTCCATCATCGTCGACTCGTAACACTCGTGCAACTTGCAATGAAATAACTTGGGCGACATCTAGAAACATCTTTTGCTCAATTTGCGTCCTTTCTGCGTATTTCTAAAACATGGATATCACTTCGGATAGCAACGCCGCTCCTCTGGATCCCAAGGCTGCGAATCGTGCCCGCTTCGAACTCGAGCTTGAATTCGTCCAGGCTCTGGCAAATCCATTCTATTTGCATTCTTTGGCTCAGCAAAATATACTGGAGCAGCCCGCTTTCATCAACTTCCTTCAGTATCTTCTTTACTTTAAGGAAAAGGACTATGCTAGATTCATACAGTATGCTCTCATTCATATCATTGAGTATAATTATTCTCGAGTCTGATGCGAACTCATAAAGTTATCCTCATGCTCTTCATCACCTTGAATTATTACAACATGCGCAGTTCAGATCTCAGATGAAAAAAGATGAATTTCTCAGAGAATATTTGCATCAAAAACAATTCGATCATTGGCGCACTTGGTGAGATTCATAAGCGTAGTCATCTTTTACTCGTCTCAAAATACCACTCTCCTAATAGGCGGGAGCCAACGTCTGTCAATGCTACTAACCCTGAGGGTATGGTGCCGGAAGAACCTGAGGCGGAGACTAAGCCCGCATTATAAATCTCGTTGTTTCCGCATTTCCGTGGACAAAGGATACATTTTGGTATGTCACAAAACAGGACACTGGATTGTCGAGATTTGATACTGAGAAAAGACCTACTGACTGTCGGCCAACTTAGTCGACACCTGTAACGTCAGCATATGACGGAGCGACGTTTACATTTGCTTGCAGGAACGAATGTGATGATGGGCAGCTTTAGTTCCTGAATCTTGAGTcctttcaaaatttaaataTTGATTTCGCCCACAATGGTCTGGGCGGACCTGAAAGTGGGTCAACTGTTGGACTGTATCAAGTTAAACTGGGTGTAACGACTTAAATACAACTCTGTAGGTTGCTCATTCAGTATATTGGTCGCTATCGGCAACATCGAACCCCCTCCGGATCCCTGCACACAAAACGTTATGAGAAAAATGCGAACACGTCATTTATTCTGTTACCTCTCCTGGGTGCAAAATTAGAGGAACGGTAGTGTACTACAAACCTTACTACCCTTGAACCTCTAGTCCTTGCCTCGACCTCACATTCTTTTTTCTCGTTGTGTCTGGCTCCGGGTCAACGACCTCTTACCGGGAACCCCGCTCTAACTTCAAATACTGTGACTGGCGCACAAGAATGACCGACAGTTTTTTATATGTCCTATTGTCTGCTTTTGCCTTCTCAACGCACCTTTTCAATACAGTTCCTGATCAAATCAACAAACCTTTGTGGGAGACCCGTCACCATTCTTCAACTACTTTTCCGGCTTGATATTGATCTAGTTGCTGGAGCAATACTATATTGTCAATGTATCTGTAAATCTTAAGTTCCCATAACCTTCCTATCCGTTTTAAGGTCCAGCTGGATGCAATGGTCGCTCATTTTCTATAGCCGGAAAGAATGTTTCCGTAGACCGCATAAACTTAGGGAAAGCGGTGTTACCGGTGAAGTCTGGCCTGTTGTTTAAAGTCTCAAGGACTAATTCTAATCCAACCAAGGAATGTGCGACCTTGATGCAGTATTCAATCCTTTTTTTCAAATAGTTTTATGGCGTCATCATTGGAAAGCGTTCTTCAAGAATTTAGTTTGGATTTAGTTGTAAATTGTTGAAGTCTGTAAGCTGAGTTGAGTGTCGCAAGTAAAGCCTCTAGTAGCGTTGTGTCGTGACCGACACGGATGTTGTCGACGAGCGGACATCAGACTCTCCCACGTGTCTACTTCTCTTACCTTAACCACGCTCATCCATGGATCATGGAACGACCTCACCCTGCTGAAAACTCTGAGCAGTTCTCTTCGGACGAACCGCTTAGATACAGACATTCGTATGATGACGAGATAAATGAAAACACGCCTGGTGAAGGTGTTCATTTAGCATCCATACAGGAAAAGAAACGCCTTTGGTGGAGGAATGCCATTATAAATACCATATTTATTGCTTGTTGGTGCGTTATATAGCTCACACACGCTATGTATTTTTCATTACAGGGCATAGGTTTCTTTTTGCAACTTTGTTATCCGTGTACAACAAATGGATGTTCTCGCCAGAACACCTTGGATTCCCCGCCCCCCTATTTGTGACGACAATCCATATGTTTATCCAGTTTGCTCTTGCGGCTCTTCTCCGATATTTCTGGCCAAAAACTTTCAAACCCCGGCACGATCCTACTAGGGAAGATTATGCGTAAGTCGTCCCCTTAAGGATCATGTAAATCCGGCTTTGCTGGCAGGGCGTGCTAATTTgtaaatgaagaaaaaaggctGTCCCAACAGCTGTTGCCACTGGCCTGGATATTGGCCTTTCCAACTTATCTCTGAAAACGATAACTCTATCTTTCTATAGTGGGTGCCTTCATAACTAGCCATACGACCTTGAAAACTCAACAAGTTGTTTGTTGCACAACAGCCATGTGcaaatcatcatcattaatCTTCGTCCTCGGCTTTGCATTTCTATTCCGTTTAGAAGTCTTTTCGTGGCGCCTAGTCGCGGTAATCTTACTTATATTCTCAGGGGTGGTCTTAATGGTGGCGACCGAGGCACATTTTGTGCTGGAAGGTCTAATTCTCGTACTGAGTGCGAGTGCACTTGGGGGTCTTCGCTGGAGTCTTACCCAAGTGCTTTTGAAAAGTAAAAACATGGGATTTGACAATCCAGCGGCGACAATTTTCTGGCTTGCACCTTCGATGGGGATTACTCTAGGAATATCCAGCGCTATTCTGGAAGACTGGTCAAGCATCTTCCGCAGCAAATTTTTTGAAGGCACGATTCGGACATTGGGGACACTATTTTTCCTGACGACACCAGGGGCCATAGCATTTTGCATGGTGCTGAGCGAGTTCTAGTACGTCTGTCGTAAAATTTGAATGATTGAAAGATGTTTACCACTAATTATAGCATTTTGCAACGCGCAGGAGTGGTGCCTATGTCAATAGCTGGCATTGCAAAAGAAGTTTCAACAATCTTGATCTCTGCCTGGTTCTTTGGGGACAAACTTACATTGATTAATGCCATCGGTGTCGCGATTACGGTGTGCGGTGAGTGCATAGGGACTGTCTCTTAACCATTCTTCGATTAAGCCGGTTTCAAAGGGATCGGACTGTTCACGCACCATAAATATCGCAAGTCTCTGGACTCTACAGTTCCCTTGGATGCTCATGGCAACCCGATTGTCGAGCTGGATGACGCGCTATTGCTGCCTGATGAGAATGAAGGGTACAGACCAGTTGAAGAAAGCATCGGATTGACTTTGACACGTGAAGGGAACGATGTGGACTACGAGGTTCGTTGAATGCACCATGACCCGGGTTCCAGGGCAGAAAAAGGACAAAAAACTGACCAGACACCCGACACAGGGGGACGAGAGGAGCGACGGCCTGGTAGAGAGACCGGAGGACaatgaagctgaagaacGGCACCCGCTGGTGGCTCCTGAGTTTCAGAGGGACTCCGGGTACACCGGCGAGACCAGACGAGGCCGAAATGATCTAGAACAGGCAATACAAGCGGAGGATAGAAAGGGATGGGATGGATAGAGTATATCGAGCAAAGGATAGATTAGCTTTGGAGATAATAAGCTTATGACGATGAAGGAGAGGGCGCGATAACCCCATTACAGACTGACAACGAAAGAGGCACGTGCGGGCGCGTAAATGTGTGACTGTGACATGGAAAAGGATATTTTGAGGGGGTCTGGAGGGAGCCGAGAAATGCCGTGTCTGTGTTTCAAAAGAAAGCGCATGGATGTTGACGTAATAAGGGCGCTGTACTGTCAGCTTGGTTGGATGCGAGTGCGCGGCCGCTGCACAGCTGCGTGCCATTGCGTGTGGGAAAGATTGCTAATGTTTGATTCCATTTGGACCAGATCCGATCTGAGGGGCGAAATTGGCACGTTGGCATGCCTCTGTAAGTTGATCATTTAAAAGCGATCCATCTCTTTCTTGTTCCTTTTATCCACACCGCTTCTCCCAGCATGGAGGACTCTTTCCAATTTATTATAGAATCCCCTCAGCACAGTCAAGGCCACAAGAAGCGTCCTCGTCTCGTCACCTCCTGCGACAACTGGTTCgttctctctcttcttcttccccgTCCCCAGCTCACCCCGTTCCAGTCGTCTCAAGAAGATCAAGTGTCTTCAACCGTCTCCAGAGTCAAAGTGTGAGGCATGCAAGGCTGCAAAGATTGCCTGTCGGTTTCGGGACAGGGAGCGCTATTTTGCTGAGCGCAGTAGAGCCATCGCGGGCCCTAATTCTAGTGTGTATGCGACGGAGCTCAGGTGTGCATTTTctcccttcttttctttcataCTCGCTCACATCCTTCTCCACATCACAGGTCGGAGCCCAGTTCCACCCTAGATGCTTTCTCGGTGGCCTCCGGTTCCTCCAGTCCCTCCCTTTCTTCGTCCGATCCACGGTCGAATTCCCACTCGCCTAAAGCAAGTGGAATGGTGTCAGCGGATATTGAGCACTCGGGCAGATACCCGTCTTATGCCCCAGACTCGCGTCATATTGGGCCTTCCCATGGGTATGTTTTCGCCCTTTTTTGCCCTGCCTCGCCCGTCTTATTGGTTTCCAGGCATTCTTCTTCTATTTCGTCTTTTGATTCTTTAAGAAGTAACACCGGAGTACCTCCTTATAATAATTTTGTTGGACATACACCACCTCTATATCCTACTGTTTCGCGTAACTCATACCAAGGCGACCAGCGTCCTATTCAACTATTCGACCCAGAGAATCCCCAGCGGCCACATCCTAATTTGATGACTCATTTCATTCAAGTCTTCTTCGATCGACACGGTCAAGATTTCACCTTCCTTACATATCAAGATGTCCTGGCAGATTTCTGGGAACAAAGATTATCTCTCATCTTAGCCAATTGTATAGCCGCTATGGCCGTAAAGTACGTCCCGATTCCCCttccctcccctcccctccccgtGCCCTTCAAATTTCTCATTCTGCTCCATCAGATACTCTAATATCTCAGAATTTTCCGCACGCGACCTGCATAATGTTGCCGAGAACTACATAGATATCGCAAAGGTACATGCATTCATGTATCGATTGAATATTTCTAGTGCTCAATTTTTCTTCTGCCAGCATCTGCTAACCAGCATGGCACATATCCCGTCTTTGGAGACGTTACATGGTCTAATGCTGTTATGTTGGCTAGAGCACAATCATCATAGGTTGCCTGGTGGGTTGGATACGGAAGTCACGATACGTGGATCGAAATCTGATTGATTGGTAACAGGTTTCCGAACTTACTACGGGATGGCTGGGAAAATGGCCAACGATCTCGGCCTTCAAGATCCACATAATCTAGAACTCTATCCCAGCGAGTACGAGCGATCCCGCAGGCGCGCTACCTGGAACGGTATGGTCCAGTTACACATTACTGCAAATTCCTGTGGGTTTCCAGTGTCGTGAGCATCCAAAACATGCCTGCTGACTCGTTCCTTCGTACAGTTCGATCATAGATAATCTTACTGCATGGACAATCACGTCCTCATTCTGTTATGCTTTATTCTCGTGCATTATAACTATCATATATTCCGCTAATCTCATACTATTGACCTCATTTGTGCTTTGCTTTTCGCCGATGCTGCCTTAGCAGAATCGTTCTTATACACCCCAAGAGATCCCGTATTGTAGCCGGTCCTACAATACAGGATTTTCTTATTAGTAGCATATTTTGACAATGCTGTTGGCTACTTTGAAATGGCAAGACCGAAGGCATCGGCATATGTCGACTTGTAAGAATTCATGACATCAAGTGGCCGCACAGCTTAGATGAAACACGAAGGGTTAATTCTACAAcaatcttcttccatcttAAACTACGCTGTCAGAAGCGCAGTTCTAAATATATTTGAAAAATTTGATTATGGCTTGGACGGCTTCGGTTGAGCACCGATCTCTTGCGCAATCGTGGTGACGTGAAGTCTGCAATAACTCGCTATCCCGACGCTGTGTCTTCATTAACCATAATTTGTCGTCGAGGTCAGATATCTGCTTTTGTATGAGCGCCGCAGACATCCGTCTTTGAATGCCGACACGTGGAGGTTAGGTCCCAATAGTGTTCAAGGCGGGAGTCTCCCCCCTTCGGATCCAACTCTGCCAAAAATTATTTATATCGCTTGACAGTCGGCTTTTCGCCCTTTTTTTCGCCCCTGTGATTGACCCGAAGAAGCCAAGTAGGCTGATACACACTCTGTCCGGCAAACATACGGGACAAATACACGAGCAAGTCATCTTTCAAAGTACTATATTTACTGTTTTCATTGCTTTACATTACACATCTCAATCTCCTGCGTACTCTTTTCTTCCGGTTCCTTGTCCCCCGGACGCGCACTGCTCATCGCGCTCGCGTTCGCACATGTCATTCTGCCATTGATTCAGATATCGAGGAATGTGATATTCTGATACATTTTGCCCCCGAAAGATGTGAGATACCAGATACTTACCATCCTGGGAGGGACTAGGTAAAATATAGCAGAGTCATTTCGTTACTTTTTAGTGTGTCCGGCCGCTCATAGGTCGCTAGAGTAGCCTTGGCACCCAACGAAATCCATCTTTGATCGCCACACATCGAGTCCAAGCACGCTCTGTCTACCGTGGTCCACATGCCACTCACTGTCACCAATTTAAATCACATCAGATCACTGTAGCGCGACGTTACATCGGATTCGATAAACAGTATGTCACCTGGGTAATTATGGTCAATTCTATATCTCGTTATTATGTAGTCTACTAGCTTTGTGTCGCCGCGTTATCCTCGTCTTTGTCTACGCGCTCATTGTTGTTTTGCTGGGTGACGCGCTGCCCTGCTTTCCCCATGCCTGGTATCGACCCCACGGACTCCAATGCTTTCACAATCGCTGCCTACATGCGCGTAACTTCCATTGCGATCGCGGCTTATGAGTGAGTATCTGATTCTTTCTATATATACCTCCAAGCAAGGCGCTAAATTTCCAATGCTCGCCCAATTTTACTGCGACTGCGACCTGTCGACAGCTATCTGGAAACGCAGCCGACATCCTGGCGATTCTACAAGGAACACTGGCAATCTCGACGATTGACGTGAATATACTCTTCTTCCATTCCCCAATCTTCCCATAAAATTTTCGACGAGGAAAACTCATGTTTTGATCTACCCACAGTATATCCGTTCTGTTGTTCTCTCTTCTTCGGTAAGCAGCATGCTCCTCGGCCAAGTGAATGAATCATGGTGACCTCTCAACTTGGCGTGTAATCCAGCGCTGTGAGCATAGCTACGCTTACCATAAGCAATGTCAGTAATGAACTGCCAGGTGGTGGTTCGAACATGAGAGCCTTTTTCATTAAACAAGGTTGATCCCAGGTTGGGTTTTTCTATGCCCATTTCACGCAAGCATCATGCTCCCGGTTTTTCCTGTGGCCGCCCTCTTTTAAAGGTACCTAATGACATCATGAGTAAAATCTTGATCATAACTGACAGTAATCTTCTATGGTACAGTCGTGCAAGCAATGGTGACCCAGGCGATCCTGGGTGTTCGGTGAGAAGGCTCCCAAGGAAATTTCTGCCTTCCGCCATTGAAACCATCATCCGAGCAGTGCATTTAACCTATCGAGGCGCAAAAAAATCATAGGCTGGTTTCTGCTTTCAGTGTATTGTATAGCTTGTGTTGTGAGTACTTACGCGATCTCGGGAGTAAATGAAGACTGATTCAATGATTGAAAGCTACAATGGCTGACCACGCtgtacaaaagaaaacgCAAGTCATTTTATCAATGAAACTTTATGAGATTATTACTGACTGGTGTCTTTTCCCACACAGCGGTAGTAGGAGGAGATACTCATGTGGGTTGTTGAGttttttttgctgatgtaTTAAGTGCCCATCTAGCTATGTTGCAGAACAAGTAAGTTGGTAGATCTGCTACGGCTCCAATATCCGGTCTAATGAAATCCAGTTGTCGTGCAGTAAGCCAAGTAAAGTCGTTAGGAGCTTATGCTTTCTACGCGGTTGCAATCTCATACGACGTGTTGACGACGTTAATATCGATATACTACCTTTTGAAGTACAAACTGGCATCCACCAACTCTGTGTAGGTCCAATGATTTAATTCTCAGGAGCTGGCAGTTGATTGCTTGATCTTTCATAGTACAGCAAAACTGTCGAAAATGTGAGCCTGAACCTCTGACGAGATGATTTGCTTTCTCAGACATTTTATCTCAGGATGCTTTACGATGGCCTTGGGTACCTTTTCGTGCTGACAGGTAAGATCGATGGTTCCTTGCATCAAAAAAAACTGCTCTAAAgcttctccttttttgctCAGGCATCAATATCTTCAACCTGATTCTATTCAAGACCAGTCAGGATATTCAAGTGGGTACCATTGTATTGACACATTTCGTGAACATTTTGCTCATATACGTGGTTTCAATAACAGACTGCTGCGTGGGTGGCTTTTTTGCACATCGAGATATATTACCAGCCGTCTAATTTTATCCCGACAGCGCATCTCTAGGCTACTGTGTCTCCTGGATCATGTCACAAAGACTATTGATCCATCTTTACGGTACGAGCTCCAACAACCAATTTCACCGCTTCTGGAACCCTCATTAAATCCCTTGTGAACAGATGCATCTCGTGAGCGCCGCGAAGAAAGCCTGGAAGGGGCCGAGATAACCATATCAAAACATATTGGAACCGCACGCGATGTGAGCCGTGTGGTCAGAACCCGTTTCGACCAAAAGAGTGATACCCCGTTCGACCTTGTTCGACGGCCAACAACTGCAGACTCGGAGACTGAAGAAGGATACCC from Psilocybe cubensis strain MGC-MH-2018 chromosome 2, whole genome shotgun sequence encodes the following:
- a CDS encoding Mediator of RNA polymerase II transcription subunit 31, with protein sequence MDITSDSNAAPLDPKAANRARFELELEFVQALANPFYLHSLAQQNILEQPAFINFLQYLLYFKEKDYARFIHYPHALHHLELLQHAQFRSQMKKDEFLREYLHQKQFDHWRTWREPTSVNATNPEGMVPEEPEAETKPAL
- a CDS encoding Ubiquitin carboxyl-terminal hydrolase 2; this translates as MSADDETSGWQLTESDPGVFTELLKSLGLPLIVDDLYSLDSDSLAALQPLHALIFLFKWIPTSSDSAAPPRAGTDDPDFAGFFAHQVVNNACATLAVLNALGNIPSLQSGPQLAELLQFTAGMDPQTRGLVITSADWLREMHNALSPPSAFSLDGLGLPRKSEDAYHFVVYLPVMGALYELDGLKPHAIRHGGFNESGEGWLKTARDVIEARINTYPVGALEFSLLALRDDPLPSLQSQLIHYQSAGDQQLVNEILAKISNENGKRERWAFENSLRRHNHVGLVQALLLALAKAGQLTAAEEAAKKAMKERIEQRKARGEDMDED
- a CDS encoding putative transporter C22E12.01, with translation MERPHPAENSEQFSSDEPLRYRHSYDDEINENTPGEGVHLASIQEKKRLWWRNAIINTIFIACWFLFATLLSVYNKWMFSPEHLGFPAPLFVTTIHMFIQFALAALLRYFWPKTFKPRHDPTREDYAKKAVPTAVATGLDIGLSNLSLKTITLSFYTMCKSSSLIFVLGFAFLFRLEVFSWRLVAVILLIFSGVVLMVATEAHFVLEGLILVLSASALGGLRWSLTQVLLKSKNMGFDNPAATIFWLAPSMGITLGISSAILEDWSSIFRSKFFEGTIRTLGTLFFLTTPGAIAFCMVLSEFYILQRAGVVPMSIAGIAKEVSTILISAWFFGDKLTLINAIGVAITVCGIGLFTHHKYRKSLDSTVPLDAHGNPIVELDDALLLPDENEGYRPVEESIGLTLTREGNDVDYEGDERSDGLVERPEDNEAEERHPLVAPEFQRDSGYTGETRRGRNDLEQAIQAEDRKGWDG